DNA sequence from the Marinilongibacter aquaticus genome:
GTCGTCGATAAACAAAACCTCCTCGGCTTGCAAACCCGTTTCGCTCAGCACTTCCTGATAAATGGCTTCGTCGGGTTTCCAAAGCCCCATTTCATACGAATAGAAGGTGTGATCGAACAAAGCCGACACCGAGGGAATACCAAAATTTCTACGGAAATAATCGTTGCAAAATTGGATGTGAATGCTGTTGGTGTTGCTCAACAAATACACGGGCGTTTTTGCTTTCAAATCGAGCACCAAGCCGACACGGTGTGGCGGCACATCCAACAAAAGGCTGTTCCAAGCCCTATCCACCTCTTCGTCGCTCAAAGGATAGCCCAAAGTCTGCCGCACAATTTCACGGAACTCTTCGTCATCAAAAAGCCCGATTTCGTACCTTCTGAACAAATCGCTTTCGCTGATCTGCTCACGGATACGCTCTTCAGATTTGAAGGT
Encoded proteins:
- a CDS encoding HAD family hydrolase, whose protein sequence is MMKPYKAVLFDFGNVIINIDPALTFKAFAELTFKSEERIREQISESDLFRRYEIGLFDDEEFREIVRQTLGYPLSDEEVDRAWNSLLLDVPPHRVGLVLDLKAKTPVYLLSNTNSIHIQFCNDYFRRNFGIPSVSALFDHTFYSYEMGLWKPDEAIYQEVLSETGLQAEEVLFIDDNEKNIAAAKAMGFQAILHDPKNDIKDYFD